One segment of Pirellulales bacterium DNA contains the following:
- a CDS encoding flippase-like domain-containing protein, which yields MNKWVSILVRLSVSLAILGFVVWNAWKDATFRDNFWKLVSSPAANWYILVAAWLVSLAAVMITMVRWHLLVVALGLPFKFRDALRLGFLGYMLNLVSPGSVGGDLFKAIFIAREHPQRRAEAVATVVLDRIIGLYGLFLVASIAIFSDGLLHENMPRPIRVIVVATLVCTAIGAVGIAMLLIPGVTSGRMSERLSRLPKVGGIAVKLIEAIRIYSQKPLVLAINVVLSMIVHLFATTSVYMIATGTPGVVPTWLDHFVAVPLAMVAGAIPALPAGLGAIEIVIDYLYTNLPTGLKVTPGQGLLVAVGYRITTLLNAAVGGVIYLFNRREVDELMHEAQEPHALEHELDRDRPSDNNAECHGDRDLHGATPASN from the coding sequence TTGAACAAGTGGGTCTCCATCCTGGTGCGGTTGAGCGTCTCGCTCGCCATCCTGGGTTTCGTGGTGTGGAACGCCTGGAAGGACGCCACATTCCGCGACAATTTCTGGAAGCTGGTCAGCTCGCCGGCGGCCAACTGGTACATCCTGGTCGCGGCCTGGCTCGTCTCGTTGGCAGCCGTGATGATCACGATGGTCCGCTGGCACTTGCTGGTCGTGGCCCTGGGGCTGCCGTTCAAATTCCGCGACGCCCTGCGGCTGGGCTTCCTGGGCTACATGCTCAATCTCGTCTCACCGGGCAGCGTCGGCGGCGACCTGTTCAAGGCCATCTTTATCGCTCGCGAGCACCCGCAGCGCCGCGCCGAGGCCGTCGCCACGGTCGTACTCGACCGGATCATCGGTCTCTACGGGCTGTTCCTGGTCGCCTCGATCGCGATTTTCTCCGACGGGCTGCTGCACGAAAACATGCCGCGTCCGATACGAGTGATCGTCGTGGCGACGCTGGTCTGCACGGCCATCGGGGCCGTCGGCATCGCCATGCTGCTAATTCCCGGCGTCACCAGCGGGCGGATGAGCGAGCGCCTATCGCGGCTGCCCAAGGTTGGCGGCATCGCCGTCAAGCTGATCGAGGCGATCCGCATCTACAGCCAAAAGCCGCTCGTCCTGGCGATCAACGTCGTGCTGAGCATGATCGTGCACCTGTTCGCAACGACCAGCGTGTACATGATCGCCACCGGCACCCCGGGCGTCGTCCCGACGTGGCTCGATCACTTCGTGGCCGTGCCGCTGGCGATGGTGGCCGGGGCCATTCCGGCCCTGCCCGCCGGCCTGGGGGCCATCGAGATCGTGATCGACTATCTGTACACGAATCTGCCCACTGGTTTGAAGGTCACCCCCGGCCAGGGGCTGCTGGTCGCCGTGGGTTACCGCATCACGACCTTGCTCAATGCGGCCGTCGGTGGCGTGATCTACTTGTTCAACCGCCGCGAGGTCGACGAGTTGATGCACGAGGCCCAAGAGCCGCACGCCCTCGAGCATGAGCTCGATCGCGATCGGCCGTCGGACAACAACGCCGAATGCCATGGCGATCGCGATCTGCACGGTGCGACGCCTGCCTCGAACTGA